In Anseongella ginsenosidimutans, one genomic interval encodes:
- a CDS encoding DoxX family protein, with product MNMIHKLELWGDTHHPVWLDFVRIFLGVIILMKGIYFLNNSDAVQAVMESRFGFMGWMSIHYVAFAHLVGGVLIFFGLLTRLAAAVQIPILIGAVFFVNITRGLSAVNSELWLSILVLLLLILFLVAGSGPLSLDQWFKTHKDR from the coding sequence ATGAACATGATCCATAAACTGGAGCTATGGGGCGATACTCATCATCCCGTTTGGCTGGACTTTGTACGTATTTTTCTTGGAGTCATTATCCTGATGAAAGGCATTTACTTTCTTAACAACAGTGATGCTGTTCAAGCGGTGATGGAAAGCAGGTTTGGATTCATGGGCTGGATGAGCATTCATTACGTGGCGTTTGCCCATTTGGTAGGAGGGGTGCTTATATTTTTTGGCTTGCTTACCCGACTGGCCGCGGCGGTCCAGATCCCTATTTTAATCGGGGCCGTATTTTTTGTAAATATAACACGGGGCCTTTCTGCCGTTAATTCGGAATTATGGCTTTCTATCCTGGTGTTACTGCTACTGATCCTGTTCCTGGTAGCAGGCTCCGGCCCGCTTTCCCTGGACCAATGGTTCAAGACGCACAAAGACAGGTAA
- the bshB1 gene encoding bacillithiol biosynthesis deacetylase BshB1: protein MKLDILILAAHPDDAELGCAGTIAKYTRMGKKAGVIDLTRGELGTRGTAGLRTEEAAAAAEILGLSVRENMDFPDGFFENNRENQLALIKKIRQYQPDIILANAPHDRHPDHGRGGSLAYDAYFLSGLRKIETELEGKPQEAWRPGLFLHYIQDRMLRPDILVDISEVIQVKEAAIRAFKSQFHSPDYASNEPETYISRPAFMEAIMGRSAEWGKTLGTAYAEGFVSPRLLGVKDLFSLL from the coding sequence ATGAAATTGGATATACTTATCCTGGCCGCACACCCGGATGATGCAGAACTGGGCTGCGCCGGCACTATTGCAAAATATACCCGCATGGGAAAAAAAGCGGGGGTTATTGACCTGACCAGGGGTGAGCTGGGAACGCGCGGTACGGCCGGACTCAGAACGGAAGAAGCGGCCGCCGCTGCAGAGATCCTGGGTCTTTCCGTGCGCGAAAACATGGATTTTCCCGATGGCTTCTTTGAAAATAACCGTGAAAATCAGCTGGCTCTCATTAAAAAGATCCGCCAGTACCAGCCGGACATTATTCTTGCCAATGCGCCCCACGACCGCCATCCCGACCATGGGAGAGGTGGCAGTTTGGCTTATGACGCATATTTTCTTTCGGGCCTCCGTAAAATTGAAACGGAGCTGGAAGGAAAACCGCAGGAAGCCTGGCGGCCGGGATTGTTCCTCCATTATATCCAGGACAGGATGCTCCGGCCCGATATCCTGGTGGATATTTCAGAAGTGATCCAGGTGAAAGAAGCGGCAATCCGGGCATTTAAGTCCCAGTTCCATAGCCCGGACTATGCAAGCAATGAACCGGAAACTTATATATCCAGGCCTGCCTTTATGGAAGCCATCATGGGCCGGTCTGCCGAATGGGGCAAAACCCTGGGCACTGCATATGCCGAAGGTTTTGTGAGCCCTCGTCTGCTGGGGGTAAAAGACCTGTTCTCGCTGTTGTAA